CCGACCTCATGAACCCTGCTGCTAGGATAACTATTAAGTGGTTAAAGGGGCGTGAAAATAAATGACGAAATGGTCAAAAAATCCACTCGTATTACTTACGGAACCAAACGCAGAAGCAAGCTTTATGTTGCTATGCGATGTGATGTCAATGCTTCCCGCTCTACTTTCTAAATATATAGACTGCGGGGCTCTCAGGTCCAGACCTCTAGTCGCGGATTCCAATCTGGAATTGACAAACAAATAATAccatttaaaatattagtttaaaGTTATTGGCCACTGTGGTCCAGTCCTTGAGCCTTGGGCTTGGACCCGGAAGTGTTGGGATGATCACTTTTCACCACACGGTATGTTTATATGTAGCTCTGTTCACTCTGAAAGGGATACGGTGGTGGTGAGGTGAACCTGTTGTCACGTAGTGACAACATAATGAAAGAAATGTATACTTAAGTAGTTAtcacactcactcctcgccagctatgtttaagactCAAAACGGGACTATTCACCGATTAGGGTTACTACAATTTTTTAATAGTAATTATCATAAAACTTTACTATCTTTGCATCACGACGGCTTACTGCGGAATCCCAACGAAGCTCTAGTATTGATTTTCGTAACAACAAACAGTTTATTTCTGGCGCGCTGAATCCGTTGATCTTGCTTGATAGCGATACATCTACAAATATTCTTTCTGTTTCTTCATAAAACTTTATAGATACGCGTTCATAAAAGTTAGTCGCCATTGTAAACTTGTACCGGGCGAAACTATTCGTATTCTATTCCGTCTATAAGTTTTATGGAGGgggatataacaatcaacatcTACAAACTCTGAAACTTGTATtatattggtcagcaaaaatttagcttcgatcgccatcgactcgcaaagaagaagaagattacgaaCATCTATGTACTTAGTTATAACACTTGCtaggtatttaaaaaattaGGACAATAATTTCTACAGTACTATGAGCGACTTGTAAAGAAACAACGTGATGGAAATGTATAGATAAGGTAGGTATTACCTATGACTTCTATTAATAGGTTTGTATATGTCTGTACTTACTATGTTATCTATACGTTGCGGTGGAGATGTAATACGAGGCTTATGGTATGAAAATTAGTCGGTAGAAGATGTATGATAATGTTATATATAGCTACTAACAGTAGATCAGCTCCAGGCGGCGCGCGGACGGTCGGCGCCTGTACGGCCCCGCGGACCGTAACGCCGCCGGCGCCGTCCGCCGCCAGCACGTCGGCGCCGACGCGAACCTCGTCTCGCGACGCGCGGAACACgctcgcgccgcgcgcgtcctGCACGTGGAACGCGTGCCCGCTGCACTCTATGCTGTCACGCTCTGGGTTTAAAAAAGGGACTGTTGGTTGGGCATTTCATGGTAGCAAGGAGGCTGCAAAAGCTCGAGAAGAGTGGAAACCTGTTGTTCGAGCCTGCAAAGAATAACGGAATCAATAGATAAAAGTAGGAGCTTGCTTTTCTTACTTCTCTTTCGGATATAGTTGCCTTCGTCGTGTCCTGGATAATATTACTTTAGTAGCTGAATGCATAGAAGAAACTGGTAGAATGTTACTGCACTAGCTTAGAATTTTCACCATCTAAACCGTAAACGATGCATTCTGGATTGATATGTAGGCTAATTGATCTATTCTTAGCGATTGCATTATAGAGAGACGCTGCGCCGCCAAATGTTTTGTTATGGATTTTATGAACGTTAAATACCCATTTATGTTTAGCTAGTACCAGAAAATCTTCTAATTTTCATTCTATACTtacaatgtgatccaaatatcaagcaacaattatttttatatctgcttctaccattacattgtattactataaaaaaaaaaatactttgtggtccctactttggttaggacattacaggctgatcacctgattgtccgaaagtacaatcaggtgatcagcctgactcgggcttcggaaggcacgttaagccgttggttccggttactacttactgatgtaagtaagtagtcgttacatgagccatgtcaggggccttcggcggttcaatagtaaccctgacaccagggttgatgaggtactccacctcacaacccacacgatagaaaagaagATTGTATTACCAATATATTTGACTAATTTATGTAtccgaataatgagaaaatatgtaaatatcacgttaaaccttgacagcaccatctatattaCTTTTAGGAAACGTAACCTGCAGGGCTAACAGGcacaatgtgataaaattatcgatcgattaaataaattttgtcgaaatcgataactttgtttttttcaGAACGACATAAAAAATTTGAGTTCACATATTagccaatcgacaaaacgacatcattatatcgtcagataaaatgaccgtgataaaattttatcacgttcaaattcaaattcaaaaatatctttattcaataggtaacatagttacactttgaatcgtcaattttacataacgaacgtctcatccgcctaaaactactgcagcttctcacaacctgtatagccgaggaaaagaagctgcaagaaaaacctcggcacagggccctagacgttctttaaaaaaataaaaataaacataaaatattggtatacaattgagtaatttagctgcctaatatcattttgtgcatgttagccctacaggaaagtccctcattgttttGAAAGGAAGTTTCGTGTTCGCTGAAGTCCTGTTTTGATAGTCAGGTTATGTGTTACATCCGTAAATGCGAGGGGGGGTGACTCACctacacatatttatgaaacacgacgttcgtgcctcacccaacagggtccacataataccagcgtcgtggttcacgccgcgacttgtgctgagtgaggcccttttatctcaggacgtccaccaccaccttatgatcattgtaatgaacatcctgcTTGCTGTAATTGATGCTtgatgctttttgtaattgttttgtaaaaaaattaagtgatgttattgtcttgtctttgtgtgtggcgtccttttataataaacaatttctattctattctattctactcaCCTGAGGATTCAGATGAGGTAGGTGGGCGCCGTGAATCAGTGAGATAATGGTGACTTACTAATGAGTAAGCTGGCATGATCCGGCGTGTGCGGCTCGGAGACCAGCACAGTGAAGTTGCGATGTGAGTGCAGCGTGAGCGGCTGCGAGGGCTGCGAGGATATGCTGGAGGCCACCAGCCGGTCTACCACCCACGCGTGACCCGACACCTGAATGCCGCCCTGCACTATCTTGATTGGACCTATTCCTGACtgtaacaaaacaattttattttacttcttgaagtttttttttataaaatagagTGCTAACCAGCAGATGGATAGCCTGATGATAAGCATTTACCGTCGCCCATAGACACCCGCAACACGAGAGGAGTCACAAGTGCGTTGTTGGATTTTCAGATggaagtaaatttaaaaaagcaaactGGAATTTTCCTGCTTTTTTCgcaattttcttattttttctttgtatgaGACTGAGAACCTTGTCCTTGAGaaagaattgtagcgttgacagcaaCTCTCCGAATGGCGATTCTCGCAGACTCGCCATAGCGGGAGTCTGTTTATGGCAAGTGGCTTGACATCTCGTCTGTATATAGGGATTCATTTTATAAGTAATGCTACTTGAAAAAAAAGTGTTGTGACAAATATATCTAAAGCATAGGTTAAAATACAACTTAccatacttaattttaaaacactaATAACCCATAGAGTCAACGCTATGTTCAGGAACACGAGCACCATTAGTAGCACCAGAATACAGTAGAGGGCTGTTCTCCGCCATCCTCTGTGAAGGGCTGCAGGGAGGCACCTGGGGCTGGCTTTATCCTGGGCTTCCGTGGACACAGCGGCAGATGGCCGGTCCTCGGTCGGCGTGTAACCCCACCCGTGAATAGCCCCCGAAGTATCAGCTCCGCTCATCACTACGTACAAGCGTTATCAGATTATTGAAATCAGCTGAGATCCTGCAACAAGGGATTACAGGTCGCGTTAATTATAATCTGTTGTTATGATGTGTGATAAGTGTTAGTGTATTGTTTGTGGCAACTGACGAATCTGTGCTTGTGGTTGCAAATAGaaatctgggggttaaaatggccacatcgaagcaattcatcagcagtattgcaatttgacatttgcgcatataaaagtaagtgtgcaatgcaatcaaatgtcaaacagcaatattgcttaaaacacataataacgggttcttaccgcgttcaaaaaagggatatgagactcccgatatttcgacactattgcaagtgtcatgatcacgggatgactgatgagattggagtggagtaggtagaaatatcgggagtctcatatccctattttgaacgcggtaagaacccgttattatgtgttttaattatgataataaccgcgtaaacttaaaacaatgtagcaGCTATTGATATTGCtttcctagatgaattgcttcgatgtggccattttaaccgccctggtctgTAGAAATCACAATGTGGAATGGAATGGAAGCTCGCAAGTAAAATAGTCGGGTAGCTTGAGCTTAAGATATTGTACCTGGGAGCCTCGTGGTTTAGCTGTGCAAACAACAAAGTGCGACTTATGTAAAACCGATAGGTCAGGGAAGGCGTTCGTTCGGGGCAGGTGGCCCCGGCCAAATAACCACCTCCGCTCCTGCCACTTGCATATTTTGTGAACTCGTAAACATCGTGCAACTATTGCTTTTTATTTCACTACAATGTAGTGTCTCTATCTGTATTTTACTACCAATGTTGCGTGTTCATTCGTTAtatatattgaaaaaaataaacaacgtGGTAAACTAAAAATCCTAAAAAAACGGTCGTAGTAAAGAGTACCTCGCCCCTGTCTCAGGCTGTAGGTGTAGCTACtttatatgttatattatgtgttatgATGTGGGTTATGTTACACGTTACGATatacctccgtagtccagtgcttgagcgatgggctcacgatccagacgtctcgggttcgaatcccggtggggacatatcacaaaaatcattttgtgatccctggtttagttagcacattacaggctgatcacctgattgtccaaaagtaagatgatccgtgcttcggaagtcacgttaagccgttggtcccggttactacttactgaggtaTGTATGCAGGGGCCattgtcggctcaataataaccctgacaccagggttgatgaggttggtaattcacctcacaatccacacgatagaagatgtaaTGGACGTTATGTGTTGtatgaatttaaatattaaataaagtgtTCACGGTTTGAGATAATTGTGATGGTATGTGTGACGTAACTGCTGTCTCCTATATATTCTGATACGTGCTTGATTTTTTCAATTAGTCGAATGGCTAATTGAATGAAAAACAAGTTGGGAAGAGAACGCGGATAAAGCGCAGTCTAGTGCACTAATGAACGGTGCAGCGAGCGACTAATGAATAACACTGAGGCTTTCCAGTGTTGTCAGTGGCGAATATTGTTAATAACTTTGTGACTTCCAACAAAATGCTACTTTGTAAAGGGTCTTTGCGTGAAGTTACCTTTATATTTATGTCTATTAGgcacttcttctatcatgtgggctgtgaggtgaattatcaacctcatgaaccctggtgtcagagtcattactgagccgccaaaggcccctgacatagctcatgtaacgattacttacatcagtcaatagtaaccgagaccaacagcttaacgtgccttccgaacaacggatcatcttactttttactcGTTGCTCTGCTCgtcccatttgggattacgtgcgtgagtttatgtatgttatgttgatatatcttttttattaaatttatgttcCACAGGACAACACAGAAAAATAGTATAACAACAAGAagagtatatatatatgttacaTGAGAAGCCATAAaagttgatattattataacatacagTATCATGGATAGGTAATAATGAGCTTTTTTCGCCAAACGAAGATTTACTACCGTAATTACCATTTTAATTTCAATACTTTACAAATGTATTTTAAAGTTAATAACTGTGGTGAGTTATGGGTTGGGTTGGCCATTCGTGGACATTCATTTTGCTGATATTGTTtaatataccttttttttttcaattaaaaaatcctttatttacactataaacaaaacagttacttacagtACTAGAATGGACTTatcaaagaaaagaaaaataaaatatccaaactaatattataaatgctaaAGTAACTCATGTTACCTTTTCAAGCATAAaacgcttcttcttcttctatcgtgtgggttgtgaggtgaattaccaaccccatcaaccctggtgtcagggttattattgagccgccaaaggctcttgAAATGTTAATATTGGTATGTTAatgttagttttattattattgtttttatgattttggtttgtttttctttttggtacttatggatattttttttgtctgtgtacttattgatttccgtgtggtttctgtcctgtcttgaatgtaatgtacctgtctgtctgtgtctgtggtgtccggaagtaataaatgttt
The genomic region above belongs to Pectinophora gossypiella chromosome 4, ilPecGoss1.1, whole genome shotgun sequence and contains:
- the LOC126366128 gene encoding delta-sarcoglycan-like — protein: MSGADTSGAIHGWGYTPTEDRPSAAVSTEAQDKASPRCLPAALHRGWRRTALYCILVLLMVLVFLNIALTLWVISVLKLSMSGIGPIKIVQGGIQVSGHAWVVDRLVASSISSQPSQPLTLHSHRNFTVLVSEPHTPDHASLLIKRDSIECSGHAFHVQDARGASVFRASRDEVRVGADVLAADGAGGVTVRGAVQAPTVRAPPGADLLLESATRGLDLRAPQSIYLESRAGSIDITSHSNIKLASAFGSIKIDASNMIISNLKEANVTSTPQPNVKYRKVYQLCACGSGKLFLAAPDVLCEAREDDTDLCR